The genomic DNA CTCAGGCTGCCGGACATGGAGGGCGGCGAACTGCTCGCGCGGCTCGAACGCGACGGGGTGGCGCTGCCCCCGGTGGTGATCCATACCGCCCGTTCGCTCACGCCGGTCGAGGAAGCGGCCCTGCGCGAGCGCGCCGAGTCCATCGTGATCAAGGACGTCCGGTCGCTGGAGCGGCTGCTCGACGAGGTGTCGCTCTTCCTGCACCGGGTCGTGAGCCAGATGCCTGAGAAAACCCGCAAGGTCATCCAGGACCTGCACGACACGGATGCGATCCTGCGGGACAAGAAGGTGCTCATCGTGGACGACGACATGCGGACGACCTTCGCCGTTTCGCACCTTCTTTCCGAGCACGGCCTGAAGCCCCTGAAAGCGGAGAACGGGGAGCGGGCGCTGCAGTTGCTGGAGGAGCAGCCGGATACGGACCTGGTGCTGATGGATATCATGATGCCGGTCATGGACGGTTACGAGGCCATGAAACGAATTCGCGCCCAGGAGAGGTTCCGCAACCTGCCGATCATCGCGCTCACGGCCAAGGCGATGCCGGAGGATCGCGAAAAGTGCATTGCGGCGGGCGCGAGCGACTACCTGACCAAGCCGGTGGACCAGGACCGGCTGTTCTCCCTGATGCGGGTCTGGCTGTGCCGATAGCGGAGTGAACGGAAGAATGCCATGAACGATGCGGAGCAAGAAAGTCTCGAGATAGACCTCCTGTTGGAGGCCGTTTACCGGAGCTACGGCTACGACTTCCGCTCCTATGCCCGGGCCTCCGTCGAGCGCCGGATCAGGCAGTTCCTGCCGGGGTCCGGGTGCGCGACGGTGTCCGAAATGATTCCGAAGGTACTGCATGATCGGGA from Actinomycetota bacterium includes the following:
- a CDS encoding response regulator, which translates into the protein LRLPDMEGGELLARLERDGVALPPVVIHTARSLTPVEEAALRERAESIVIKDVRSLERLLDEVSLFLHRVVSQMPEKTRKVIQDLHDTDAILRDKKVLIVDDDMRTTFAVSHLLSEHGLKPLKAENGERALQLLEEQPDTDLVLMDIMMPVMDGYEAMKRIRAQERFRNLPIIALTAKAMPEDREKCIAAGASDYLTKPVDQDRLFSLMRVWLCR